One window from the genome of Solea solea chromosome 2, fSolSol10.1, whole genome shotgun sequence encodes:
- the LOC131441226 gene encoding tubulin alpha chain-like gives MRECISIHVGQAGVQMGNTCWELYCLEHGIQPDGRMQKDKPSGGYDDSFTTFFSETGNGKYVPRAIFVDLEPTVIDEVRSGTYRQLFHPEQLISGKEDAANNYARGHYTVGKEHIDNVLHRIRKLADQCTGLQGFLVFHSFGGGTGSGFTSLLMERLSVDFGKKSKLEFAIYPAPQVSTAVVEPYNSILTTHTTLEHSDCAFMVDNEAIYDICRRNLDIDRPTYTNLNRLISQIVSSITASLRFDGALNVDLTEFQTNLVPYPRIHFPLATYAPVISAEKAYHEQLTVSEITNACFEPANQMVKCDPRHGKYMACCLLYRGDVVPKDVNDAIATIKTKRSIQFVDWCPTGFKVGINYQPPTVVPGGDLAKVQRAVCMLSNTTAIAEAWARLDHKFDLMYAKRAFVHWYVGEGMEEGEFSEAREDMAALEKDYEEVGIDSCEDDEEGEEY, from the exons ATG cgTGAGTGCATCTCCATTCATGTGGGCCAGGCCGGTGTCCAGATGGGCAACACTTGCTGGGAGCTGTACTGCTTGGAGCACGGCATTCAGCCTGACGGCCGCATGCAAAAAGACAAGCCCTCCGGAGGCTACGACGACTCCTTCACTACTTTCTTCAGCGAGACTGGCAACGGGAAGTACGTGCCCAGGGCCATCTTTGTTGACCTGGAGCCCACTGTGATTG ATGAAGTTCGCTCAGGCACGTACCGACAGCTCTTTCACCCCGAGCAGCTGATCTCAGGCAAAGAGGACGCCGCCAACAACTATGCACGTGGTCACTACACTGTAGGAAAAGAGCACATCGACAATGTTCTGCACAGGATCCGCAAACTG gCTGACCAGTGCACAGGTCTCCAAGGTTTCCTAGTCTTTCACTCCTTTGGGGGAGGAACTGGCTCTGGCTTCACCTCTCTGCTGATGGAGCGCCTCTCAGTGGATTTTGGCAAGAAGTCTAAGCTGGAGTTTGCCATCTACCCAGCTCCTCAGGTGTCCACTGCAGTGGTGGAGCCCTACAACTCCATCCTGACCACCCACACCACGCTGGAGCACTCTGACTGCGCCTTCATGGTGGACAATGAGGCCATCTACGACATCTGCCGCAGGAACCTGGACATCGATCGCCCCACCTACACCAATCTAAATCGCCTCATCAGCCAGATTGTCTCCTCCATCACCGCCTCCCTGCGCTTTGACGGCGCCCTGAACGTGGACCTGACCGAGTTCCAGACCAACCTGGTGCCTTACCCTCGAATTCACTTCCCTCTGGCCACCTATGCTCCAGTTATCTCAGCAGAAAAGGCCTATCATGAGCAGCTCACCGTGTCTGAGATCACCAACGCCTGCTTTGAGCCGGCCAATCAGATGGTGAAATGCGACCCCCGTCACGGAAAGTACATGGCCTGCTGCCTTTTATATCGTGGAGACGTGGTGCCCAAAGACGTCAATGATGCCATCGCCACCATCAAGACCAAGCGCAGCATCCAGTTTGTGGACTGGTGTCCCACTGGCTTCAAGGTGGGCATCAACTACCAGCCGCCCACTGTGGTTCCTGGAGGCGACCTGGCCAAAGTGCAGAGGGCCGTGTGCATGCTGAGCAACACCACTGCCATCGCCGAGGCCTGGGCTCGACTCGACCATAAGTTTGACCTGATGTATGCCAAGAGAGCCTTCGTCCACTGGTACGTCGGAGAGGGAATGGAGGAGGGAGAGTTCTCAGAGGCCAGAGAAGACATGGCTGCCCTGGAGAAGGATTACGAAGAGGTCGGCATCGACTCGTgtgaggacgatgaagagggcGAGGAGTATTAA